The Atribacter laminatus genome contains the following window.
AGTGGAAAGGTAGCTTTGATAACTGGAGCAAGTAAGGGTTTAGGGAAGGCATTTGCTACCGCTTTAGCTGAAGCCGGGGCAACGCCAATTTTACTGGCGAGAAATCAATCGGAACTGGAGAAAACTGGCAAGGAAATTGCTCAGATTAATCCACAATGTACTTGGTATGCAGCAGATATAACCAAAGAAATTGAAGTTGAAAAAGTTGTGAATAAAATAATTGATCAGTTCGGAAAGATCGATATATTAGTTAACAATGCAGCAACCGGTCGAATTAATCTTCCCCCCGAAGAAACCAGTTTAGACCAATGGAATTTTGTTATTGATACTAACCTCACCGGTATGTTTATTTGTTCCAGGGCGGTTGGGAAGGAAATGATAAAACAAAGGGCCGGGAAGATAATCAACTTGGCTTCAATTTCAGGGTCAATAATCAACAAAGGTGTACATGGCGGATCCTATGAAGTTTCAAAATCGGCAATTGCAGCCTTAACCAGGGCTTTGGCTGTCGAGTGGGCTCCTTATAACATTAACGTCAATGCCATTGCCCCTGGATATTTCCTGACTGAACCGAATATCAAATTTTTTGAAGCTAACCAGGATTTTTATAACCAGGTAGTGGATATGGTCCCTTTAAAGCGAATTGGGAATCCCAATGAACTCAAGGGAACCGTTATATATTTAGCGTCGGAAGCTTCCAACTTTATGACTGGATCAATTGTCGTTGTTGATGGAGGATATACTTTGTGGTAAGAGAAAAGATAAAAAGAAAAAAGGGAGGTGATAGCTTAGCTTTTCATGAGTCACAGATTTTTTAATCAGATAATAATAAAAAGGGGGAAAAATGAGATGCGTAAGTTTATTATTCCATTCGTGATATTGCTGTTTTTTTCATTAGCAAGTGTTGTTTGGGCAGAAGTCCCGGCCGAGGTAGCTACCTGGTCGAATATGGTTAAAGAAAAATTTGATGGCACAACCATTACCTGTGCTTTTACCTCACACCCAACCACCGATGCCATGCAAGCAATGGTTGACGAGTTCACGGAATTGACTGGGATTAAGGTTCGATGGGATATCATTGAGGAAGGCTTGCTCCGCCAGAAACTGCTTTTAGAACACGAAGCCAAAACCGGTGTCTATGACGTTATACTCATCGATGCTTTCAATATGGCTGAGTACGCGCCAAGCGGAGTAGCACTTGATCTTCAGCCGCTCCTCGAAAACAAAGAAATTACTCCTGATTGGTATGAATATGCTGATATTCTACCGGCCTACCGGGATGGCATAGGAACTTTCAATGGAGTCATCAGTGGAATTCCAGTCGCTGGTGAGACTCGTTATGTTGGCTATCGGACTGATCTTTTCGAAAAATACGGCCAGAAGCCTCCTGAAACCATGGATGAATTGTTAGCAATGGCCAAATTTTTCAAAGGAAAAGAAGAAAACCTTTATGGAATAGGAATGCGTGCCCAAAGAGGAATCCATTTTGCTTCCGGTTGGTTGACGGTAATGTATCAACTGGGTGGCCAGGTACTCGATCAAAAAACCTGGGATGTTCTTTTGAATGATCCAAAAACAGTAGCCTCACTTGAATACTATGTGGATCTATTAAATCAAGGACCTCCGGATATTGCCGTTTATACTCATGAAGAAGCGGTTTCAGTATTTACTTCTGGCCGAGCGGCCATGTGGTTTGACTCAACCGCTCTTACTCCCTGGGTTATTGATCCAACCAAATCGGCCATTACTGATAAAGTCAGTTTTGTGCCACCTCCTAGCGGGCCAGCTGGAGCATATGGAGTTTTAGCCGGGTGGAACGTTGGTATTTCCAGCGATGTCGATGAAAAAAGACAGGAAGCCGCTTGGGCGTTCATCGTGTGGATGACCAGCAAATATAAAGCGAAAGACTATGTCAAACTTGGTGGTACCCCAGTGCGAGAATCGGTTTATACTGATGAAGAACTAGTTGCCGCCAACTGGACCTTCCCGATTCAATTAGAATCCTTAGGTCGTGCCGCCAATTTAGTTAAAGATGGTATGATGTGGTTGCCTCCGCACCCAAAACTAATGAAAGTCTTGGAAATTGCTGGATCCTATGGTTCCGATGTGTTAGCTGGACAGATGTCTGCCAAAGATGCTATGGATAAAGCCCAAGCTGAATGCGAAAATATCATGGCTGAATAGGAATGACTCTCGGGGAGGGTGAAAACCCTCCCCCCCCATCGGGAGAATTATCGATGAAGAACAAAAGGGAAGAACACTATTGGTATTTACTGCCGTCACTGCTTACTTTAGTGGCGATTGTAATTTTTCCCACAATTTTTCTCTGGTATATGGGTTTCACCAATTATGATTTGACAATGGGATGGGAACAACACAAATTAATAGGTGTCAGAAATTTTCAATATCTGGCTTTTGAAGACAAAGATTTTTGGCATTCGATGAAAATTAGTCTCTGGTTTATGGTTTTTACCGTTGTCATTGAATTCGTATTGGGTTTAGCTATTGCTTTGCTTTTTAATCGACGTATTCGCGGGAAAAGATTATGGATGTCTTTTTTAATCATACCCATGGTGATCACCCCGACTATCATTTCGCTCATCTGGAAATTAATGCTCAATACCGAATATGGAGTTCTTAATTATATTCTTTCTTTATTTTCTATTACAAAAATCAACTGGTTAGGGTATGAAAACGCTCTCTGGTCGGTTATGATGGTTGATATTTGGGAATGGACTCCTTTTGTTGCACTTATTCTTTATGCTGGTTTACAATCTCTTCCTCAGGAACCCTACGAAGCGGTTGTCGTTGATGGCGCCTCACCCCTGCAAATATTTTATTACCTTACCCTTCCTCTTTTAAAGCCGATGATTCTTATTGCCATTTTGCTTCGTTCCATTGATTCTTTAAAAATATTTGATATTGTATACGGTTTGACTCAAGGAGGACCGGGAAATGCTACTGAGTTAATGAGTATGCATATCTACCGACTCGGTTTCCGACATACCAATTGGATTGGACGAGCATCGGCGAATGCTATGGTTTTACTGGTTATTATTACAATATTGACGAACATATTGCTACGGATAATGAGAAGAGGGACCAGGGGGGAATTTTAAATGACCACATTTTTTAATTATACCCGACAAAGAAGAGTCAAAAACATCATCTTAGATATTCTAATTGCTTTGGTGGTTATTGTCTGTGTTTTTCCTTTTATCTGGATGTTTATGACTTCAATAAAAACTCGGGTTCAGACCATTGATCCTTCAGTTTGGTTTTTCCAACCAACTCTCGAAAATTATCGAGCGATATTTCAAAAAAGAGATATGTTTATGTATATCAACAATAGTATCATTGTAGTATTGTTTACCACCTTGATTTCTGTTGTATTAGGCACTTTTGCTGCCTATGGACTAGCACGTTTTCAGTTCAATAGAAAAGAAGATATTGCCTATTGGATTCTTTCGCTCCGGATGTTACCACCTATGGCAGTGGTTATACCCTTTTTCCTTCTAGGGCGTTTTGTAGGGCTTCTTGATACCCACCTCCTTCTCATTATCGTGTATCTGAGCTTTAATATTCCTTTTACTATTTGGATGATGAGAGGCTTTATTGAGGATATTCCTCGTGAACTCGAAGAAGCAGCTTGGGTGGATGGCTGTTCAAGATTCCAGGCCATACGACGAATCATTTTCCCGCTCATTGCTCCGGGGATTGCTGCTACTTCAATTTTTTGTGTCATCCAATCCTGGAACGAATTTTCTCTGGCCTTTTTTCTAACCAGTTTTAATGCTCGGACTATACCAACGACGGTAACTTTTTTCCTTTCAGTTCTTGGTGTAATCTGGGGAGAAATGGCGGCAGTGGGAATAGTTGCTACTATACCAGTTCTTATCTTCGCTTTAATAGTTCAAAAATATCTGGTTCGTGGTCTTACTTTTGGTGCTATTAAGAGCTGAGCAGCTAATAAAGGATTATTGTACCTTGAAATGGAACTCTCCGAGGAATAGAATATGAATGAAGATATTCCTAAGGTGGAGATGAAATGAAAATAACAAGACTAATCGCCTATACCGGGTTGTCGGTTGCAGTGGTCACAGTTGTTACCATGGTAGTACAGGTACCGATACCGCAAACCAAGGGGTATATTAATCTTGGTGATGCGGTTATTTTGGTTTTTGCTATGCTTTTTGGTGCCAAGGTGGGGATGATTGGTGGCGGGTTAGGTTCAGCTTTAGCTGATATTCTTACTGGTTATGCTCACTGGGCGCCGTTTACTCTTATCATTAAAGGAATAGAAGGGCTGATCGTTGGTCTTTTTGCTTCAAAAGAGATGAGCGCTGGAAAAAGAATTCCTATTCTTATTCTTGCGGTTCTAGAAATGGTTTTTGGTTATTTTTTAGTTGAAACCCGTCTCTATGGTTTGGGGGCAGCTTTGGTTGAAATACCTGGAAACTTAATACAAGCAGGAAGTGCCGTTATCATCTCACTTTTACTTTTTTATGCGATAAAAAGAGTTGAGAAGGTTTATACTCGAGAAGTATGAAAAAAATTAAATAAAGGGATTTTTCTTGAGGAAAAATCCCTTTATTTAGAAACGGTATTATTTTTAACCTAAAAAATTAGTTCAGAGAAGATAGGTTCTAAAAGGTCTTGAACTCAGATTATTGTTT
Protein-coding sequences here:
- a CDS encoding SDR family NAD(P)-dependent oxidoreductase; the encoded protein is MLDNAIKIFDLSGKVALITGASKGLGKAFATALAEAGATPILLARNQSELEKTGKEIAQINPQCTWYAADITKEIEVEKVVNKIIDQFGKIDILVNNAATGRINLPPEETSLDQWNFVIDTNLTGMFICSRAVGKEMIKQRAGKIINLASISGSIINKGVHGGSYEVSKSAIAALTRALAVEWAPYNINVNAIAPGYFLTEPNIKFFEANQDFYNQVVDMVPLKRIGNPNELKGTVIYLASEASNFMTGSIVVVDGGYTLW
- a CDS encoding ABC transporter substrate-binding protein produces the protein MRKFIIPFVILLFFSLASVVWAEVPAEVATWSNMVKEKFDGTTITCAFTSHPTTDAMQAMVDEFTELTGIKVRWDIIEEGLLRQKLLLEHEAKTGVYDVILIDAFNMAEYAPSGVALDLQPLLENKEITPDWYEYADILPAYRDGIGTFNGVISGIPVAGETRYVGYRTDLFEKYGQKPPETMDELLAMAKFFKGKEENLYGIGMRAQRGIHFASGWLTVMYQLGGQVLDQKTWDVLLNDPKTVASLEYYVDLLNQGPPDIAVYTHEEAVSVFTSGRAAMWFDSTALTPWVIDPTKSAITDKVSFVPPPSGPAGAYGVLAGWNVGISSDVDEKRQEAAWAFIVWMTSKYKAKDYVKLGGTPVRESVYTDEELVAANWTFPIQLESLGRAANLVKDGMMWLPPHPKLMKVLEIAGSYGSDVLAGQMSAKDAMDKAQAECENIMAE
- a CDS encoding carbohydrate ABC transporter permease translates to MKNKREEHYWYLLPSLLTLVAIVIFPTIFLWYMGFTNYDLTMGWEQHKLIGVRNFQYLAFEDKDFWHSMKISLWFMVFTVVIEFVLGLAIALLFNRRIRGKRLWMSFLIIPMVITPTIISLIWKLMLNTEYGVLNYILSLFSITKINWLGYENALWSVMMVDIWEWTPFVALILYAGLQSLPQEPYEAVVVDGASPLQIFYYLTLPLLKPMILIAILLRSIDSLKIFDIVYGLTQGGPGNATELMSMHIYRLGFRHTNWIGRASANAMVLLVIITILTNILLRIMRRGTRGEF
- a CDS encoding carbohydrate ABC transporter permease; protein product: MTTFFNYTRQRRVKNIILDILIALVVIVCVFPFIWMFMTSIKTRVQTIDPSVWFFQPTLENYRAIFQKRDMFMYINNSIIVVLFTTLISVVLGTFAAYGLARFQFNRKEDIAYWILSLRMLPPMAVVIPFFLLGRFVGLLDTHLLLIIVYLSFNIPFTIWMMRGFIEDIPRELEEAAWVDGCSRFQAIRRIIFPLIAPGIAATSIFCVIQSWNEFSLAFFLTSFNARTIPTTVTFFLSVLGVIWGEMAAVGIVATIPVLIFALIVQKYLVRGLTFGAIKS
- a CDS encoding ECF transporter S component, which translates into the protein MKITRLIAYTGLSVAVVTVVTMVVQVPIPQTKGYINLGDAVILVFAMLFGAKVGMIGGGLGSALADILTGYAHWAPFTLIIKGIEGLIVGLFASKEMSAGKRIPILILAVLEMVFGYFLVETRLYGLGAALVEIPGNLIQAGSAVIISLLLFYAIKRVEKVYTREV